The uncultured Sphaerochaeta sp. genome includes a window with the following:
- a CDS encoding BMP family ABC transporter substrate-binding protein, with product MKKFVGFIAMVLIAGLLFAAGSAEKTSQETGLNIAIITTPSGVDDGSFNQDNYNGILAFIEENPEAQVTAIREPSGDVAAALKTAADVVAEYDVLVCTGFQFAGIGELAKENPETKFILVDTYPTDAAGNTVELPNVYAMTFAEQESGFFAGVAAALETKTNKVAVVNGVAYPSNVNYQYGFESGVIYANKKLGTKAELVELASQAGTDVTGANVGGNYVGSFADEATGKVIGQQLLGQGVDIAFVAAGASGNGVFTAAKESGGKLHVIGCDVDQWDDGKVGNDNIILTSVLKVMSLNVHRALSSIKDGTFEGANVLLKADTDSTGFVKESGRQQLESSTIEKLDEAYKLVQDGTLVPASNFGGFTPEGFKVN from the coding sequence ATGAAGAAATTTGTTGGTTTTATCGCAATGGTTCTTATCGCAGGTCTGTTGTTCGCAGCAGGTTCAGCCGAAAAGACATCACAGGAAACAGGTCTGAACATTGCCATTATCACCACCCCAAGTGGTGTCGATGATGGGTCTTTCAACCAGGACAACTATAACGGTATCCTGGCATTCATCGAGGAGAATCCCGAAGCACAGGTAACGGCCATTCGTGAACCCAGCGGGGATGTGGCTGCTGCTCTGAAGACAGCCGCGGATGTCGTGGCTGAGTATGATGTGCTGGTATGTACAGGATTCCAGTTTGCAGGTATTGGTGAATTGGCAAAGGAAAATCCCGAAACCAAGTTTATCCTGGTAGATACCTACCCCACCGATGCCGCAGGAAACACTGTTGAACTTCCCAATGTTTATGCAATGACCTTTGCAGAACAGGAAAGTGGATTCTTTGCTGGAGTAGCAGCAGCACTTGAAACCAAGACAAACAAGGTTGCGGTAGTCAATGGTGTTGCCTACCCTTCAAACGTCAACTACCAGTATGGTTTTGAGAGTGGTGTCATCTATGCAAACAAGAAACTCGGAACCAAAGCTGAACTCGTTGAACTGGCTTCCCAGGCAGGTACCGATGTTACCGGTGCTAATGTAGGTGGCAACTATGTCGGTTCATTTGCAGATGAGGCAACTGGCAAGGTAATTGGACAGCAGTTGCTTGGACAGGGTGTAGATATTGCATTTGTTGCAGCAGGAGCGAGCGGAAACGGTGTCTTTACTGCAGCAAAAGAGAGTGGTGGCAAGCTGCACGTAATCGGATGCGATGTCGACCAGTGGGATGACGGCAAGGTCGGAAACGACAACATCATCCTTACCAGTGTATTGAAGGTAATGAGCCTGAATGTACATCGTGCACTCTCAAGTATTAAGGACGGTACCTTCGAGGGCGCCAATGTACTACTGAAAGCTGATACCGACTCAACTGGGTTTGTGAAGGAGAGTGGTCGTCAGCAGCTTGAATCTTCCACGATCGAAAAGCTTGATGAAGCTTACAAGCTTGTTCAAGATGGAACACTTGTTCCTGCCTCCAACTTTGGTGGATTCACCCCTGAGGGATTCAAGGTAAACTAA
- a CDS encoding ABC transporter permease, with translation MLKKPNLVKRVFISCCGPGKHQLLRVSLFCIFLSLLAGAVLLLLLGKNPLEAYRSILQGAGILPKARYAGKKSQLTDFMSLLNYTTPMIFAALSVAVALKSGIFNICVSGIMVFSGFLATVLVGYSSLAPIIAKPLVILIGIVAGGLIGVLIGYLRHRFNMNEVVVAIMLNYIISYVVSFFIQTKFVDPITRQSVEVGQNARLTLFDYPIMNLKMEINLVFPLALITVFLIRYFINRTRFGFELKAVGLNSKASNYAGINVGKTMVTTMLISGALAGLAGVSYYLGSNASIQPRVLPSLGFDSIAVALLGNTTAIGSFFASLLVMVFDSGTTYMSSRMQVLREIAALITSILLLFSAIGIFFRALANRYAREAEEV, from the coding sequence ATGTTGAAAAAGCCTAATCTTGTCAAACGAGTATTTATTTCCTGTTGTGGTCCAGGCAAGCACCAACTACTCAGGGTAAGTCTGTTCTGTATCTTTCTCAGCCTCCTTGCTGGAGCGGTATTGCTGTTGCTACTCGGGAAAAATCCTCTTGAAGCGTACAGAAGTATTCTCCAAGGTGCCGGCATTCTTCCCAAGGCACGATATGCTGGAAAAAAGAGTCAGCTTACCGACTTCATGAGTCTGCTCAATTACACGACTCCCATGATTTTTGCCGCACTCTCCGTTGCGGTTGCCCTGAAGAGTGGAATTTTCAATATTTGTGTTTCCGGTATCATGGTATTCTCTGGATTCTTGGCGACCGTCTTGGTGGGATACTCTTCCCTTGCTCCGATTATTGCAAAACCCCTGGTTATTTTGATCGGGATTGTTGCTGGCGGGCTGATCGGGGTATTGATCGGGTACCTGAGACACCGCTTCAACATGAACGAGGTGGTTGTGGCAATTATGCTCAACTACATCATCAGTTATGTGGTCAGCTTTTTCATACAGACCAAGTTTGTTGACCCAATCACCCGGCAGTCAGTTGAGGTTGGACAGAATGCAAGGTTAACCCTCTTTGACTACCCTATCATGAATTTAAAGATGGAGATCAATCTTGTTTTCCCGCTAGCCCTGATTACCGTCTTTTTAATTCGTTACTTCATCAACCGCACCCGTTTTGGGTTTGAACTGAAGGCAGTCGGGCTGAACAGCAAGGCTAGTAACTATGCAGGTATCAATGTGGGTAAAACCATGGTAACCACCATGTTGATCAGTGGGGCTCTTGCAGGTTTGGCAGGGGTTTCCTACTACCTGGGTAGCAATGCTTCGATCCAGCCCAGGGTACTCCCTTCCCTTGGGTTCGACTCCATCGCAGTTGCTCTCCTTGGCAATACAACCGCCATTGGAAGCTTCTTCGCTTCCCTCCTGGTTATGGTGTTCGATTCAGGTACGACCTATATGTCCTCAAGAATGCAGGTTCTCCGAGAGATTGCTGCGCTTATCACCAGTATCCTGCTGTTGTTCAGTGCAATCGGAATATTCTTTAGGGCTCTTGCAAACCGTTATGCCCGCGAAGCTGAGGAGGTTTGA
- a CDS encoding chloride channel protein: MQNKNQFSEQPTYERVVLTQQNQIQRTVYISLLCILVGAIAGLGAAGFKYLIEFFHNLFFSGQLSFQHNRGGLISSWGPFVIVVPAIGITLAQWITTKWAPEAKGHGVPEVMVAVAENRGKIRPVVALVKSFASAITIGSGGSVGKEGPIVQIGASFGSTLGQALKLSSRETIILVGAGVAGGISATFNAPIGGIMFALELILPEYSIMTIMPLVVSAIIATTVGAVFMGSHPAFIVPEYTMVSHYELIFYALLGLLAGLLSVVFIKSVYGMEDFFDGLKIPSTVKSIIGGLIVGTIGYISLRLFGNYHVFGVGYDFLDLVLDNKITALVMAFALIFMKLLANSLTLASGGSGGIFAPSLFLGGALGATVGIIVNTLFPETTGPISAYAIVGMAAIVSGVTGGVLTAIIMVFEMTRDYAIMLPLLLSGVLSYFVARLIYGETMYTQKLTRRGIQIQFDKRIPTMKTLSVGEIMKKDLISCKPSDTAETVWNIMHDHGIGLLPVIDGDNVLGTIGYIGLHQSKEKSKEPVSSLMMKTDIAIPYSANLYDALQVMEEEKTNILIVKDKDSKVVGFVTANRIIQNYLQKKRLS; the protein is encoded by the coding sequence ATGCAAAACAAAAACCAGTTTTCTGAGCAACCCACATATGAGCGGGTAGTTTTAACACAGCAGAACCAAATTCAGCGGACGGTCTACATCAGCCTTCTCTGTATTCTTGTTGGAGCCATAGCAGGATTGGGTGCTGCCGGATTCAAGTACTTGATCGAGTTCTTCCATAATCTTTTCTTCTCCGGTCAACTCTCCTTCCAACATAATCGTGGAGGACTTATCAGTTCCTGGGGGCCCTTTGTTATCGTAGTTCCTGCTATCGGAATTACCCTCGCCCAGTGGATTACCACAAAATGGGCACCTGAAGCAAAAGGCCATGGAGTTCCCGAGGTTATGGTTGCAGTAGCTGAAAACAGGGGTAAGATTCGACCAGTGGTGGCACTGGTTAAATCGTTTGCCTCTGCAATTACCATTGGTTCTGGGGGATCAGTCGGCAAAGAAGGCCCCATTGTGCAGATTGGTGCCAGTTTTGGCTCTACGCTTGGTCAAGCATTGAAGCTCTCATCCAGGGAGACGATCATCCTCGTAGGGGCAGGCGTTGCTGGAGGCATTAGTGCAACGTTCAATGCGCCAATAGGTGGTATTATGTTCGCCTTGGAACTTATTCTCCCTGAGTACAGCATCATGACCATCATGCCACTAGTGGTATCGGCAATTATAGCCACTACTGTGGGGGCAGTGTTCATGGGTTCACACCCTGCTTTCATTGTTCCAGAATATACGATGGTCTCCCATTATGAACTCATTTTCTATGCATTGTTAGGGTTGCTTGCAGGATTGCTTTCTGTCGTTTTCATTAAGTCGGTATATGGAATGGAAGACTTTTTTGATGGACTGAAGATTCCATCTACGGTGAAATCAATCATAGGTGGACTGATCGTAGGAACCATTGGCTATATCAGTCTACGCCTGTTTGGCAATTACCACGTATTTGGTGTCGGATACGACTTCCTTGACTTGGTTCTTGATAACAAGATCACTGCACTGGTGATGGCATTTGCCTTGATATTCATGAAACTGCTAGCCAACTCCCTTACCCTTGCCTCCGGTGGATCGGGCGGAATCTTTGCCCCATCCCTCTTCCTGGGGGGTGCCTTGGGTGCAACCGTTGGTATTATCGTGAATACTCTCTTCCCAGAAACAACAGGTCCCATCTCTGCATATGCCATTGTAGGTATGGCTGCAATAGTATCGGGTGTCACCGGAGGAGTCCTCACAGCAATCATCATGGTTTTCGAGATGACCCGGGATTATGCAATCATGCTACCCCTGTTGCTCAGCGGCGTGCTATCCTATTTTGTTGCAAGGCTTATATACGGTGAGACAATGTACACGCAGAAGCTTACCCGGCGAGGCATCCAGATACAATTTGACAAACGTATCCCTACCATGAAGACTCTCTCTGTTGGAGAAATAATGAAGAAAGACCTGATAAGCTGCAAACCATCCGACACTGCAGAAACTGTCTGGAACATCATGCATGACCATGGAATCGGGTTACTCCCTGTAATTGATGGGGACAATGTGCTTGGAACTATTGGATACATCGGATTGCATCAGAGTAAAGAAAAGAGCAAGGAACCGGTCTCTTCGTTGATGATGAAAACCGATATTGCCATCCCCTACTCTGCAAATTTATATGATGCACTTCAGGTAATGGAAGAGGAAAAAACCAATATCCTTATTGTAAAGGACAAGGATAGTAAGGTGGTTGGGTTTGTTACCGCCAATAGGATTATACAAAACTACCTACAGAAGAAACGTCTCAGTTAA
- a CDS encoding ABC transporter ATP-binding protein — translation MDTVVEFRHITKRFPGIIANNDISLSIRKGEILAILGENGAGKSTLMSMLFGMQTPDEGEILIRGKKEHISSPLVANDLNIGMVHQHFMLVENQSITENIIMGIEPKKRYLGLFPYVDVQSSNEKVRELSKHYQLEVNPEDIIEDLPVSTRQRVEILKMLYRNAEILIFDEPSAVLTPQEIESLLGIIKNLRESGKTIILITHKLDEIKKIADRCAILCKGKLVGVLDVPSTTTQEMSALMVGREVSLTLTSTEHTQGEEVLRVEGLTVETNDHIRKVDKVSFSLHSGEVLAIAGVAGNGQVEIADAISGLLPVKEGSIFLDGQEITNHTVRQRIEAGVAYIPEDRHSVGLVLDFPLRENLCLKQYYQEPYSNSRGVLQQQQMDALATDLISSFDIRSGSGASTLARSMSGGNQQKAIIAREINLKANVLMFVQPTRGLDVGAIETIHKKIDELRAQGKAILLISLELDEIMELADTILVLYNGRTQTIKPASTMTKLEVGEYMMGVHVEKA, via the coding sequence GTGGACACGGTGGTAGAATTTAGACACATTACCAAACGATTTCCTGGGATCATTGCAAATAATGATATCTCTCTTTCCATCAGGAAAGGAGAAATATTGGCAATTCTCGGTGAGAATGGTGCTGGCAAGTCGACCTTGATGAGCATGCTCTTCGGTATGCAGACACCTGATGAAGGGGAAATCCTGATCAGGGGGAAGAAAGAGCATATCTCCAGTCCACTTGTTGCGAATGATTTGAACATCGGCATGGTACACCAGCACTTTATGTTAGTGGAGAATCAGAGCATCACAGAAAACATCATCATGGGAATAGAACCAAAGAAACGATATCTGGGCCTATTTCCGTATGTAGACGTGCAGTCTTCCAATGAGAAGGTTCGTGAACTGTCGAAGCACTACCAATTGGAAGTAAATCCAGAGGATATCATCGAGGATCTTCCCGTATCGACACGACAACGTGTTGAGATACTCAAGATGCTCTACAGAAATGCAGAAATTCTCATTTTCGATGAACCAAGTGCTGTTTTAACCCCACAGGAGATTGAATCCTTGTTGGGCATCATCAAGAATCTACGAGAGAGTGGAAAAACTATCATCCTTATCACCCATAAATTGGACGAAATCAAAAAGATTGCCGACCGATGTGCCATTCTCTGTAAAGGGAAGCTTGTTGGGGTTCTTGATGTACCCTCTACTACCACGCAAGAAATGAGTGCCTTGATGGTTGGACGAGAGGTCTCCCTTACGCTTACCTCTACTGAGCATACCCAAGGAGAAGAAGTGCTCCGTGTTGAAGGCCTTACTGTTGAGACAAATGACCATATTCGGAAAGTTGACAAGGTCAGTTTCTCTCTCCATAGCGGAGAAGTGCTTGCTATTGCAGGGGTTGCAGGCAATGGACAGGTTGAGATTGCGGATGCCATTTCTGGGCTTCTCCCTGTCAAAGAAGGTTCTATTTTCCTTGATGGACAGGAAATTACCAATCACACTGTTCGTCAGCGTATTGAGGCAGGAGTTGCCTACATACCTGAAGACAGACATTCTGTTGGTCTGGTACTCGATTTTCCTCTCCGAGAAAATCTCTGCCTGAAGCAGTATTATCAAGAACCGTACAGCAACTCACGTGGAGTGCTGCAACAACAACAGATGGATGCTCTCGCTACCGACCTTATCTCCTCTTTTGATATCCGTAGTGGTTCTGGTGCATCCACGCTGGCTCGAAGCATGAGTGGAGGGAATCAGCAAAAGGCCATTATTGCTCGTGAGATCAATCTGAAGGCAAATGTATTGATGTTTGTGCAGCCTACCCGTGGCTTGGATGTAGGAGCAATTGAGACAATCCATAAGAAAATTGATGAACTCAGGGCACAGGGAAAGGCAATTCTGCTCATCTCCTTGGAGCTTGATGAGATCATGGAGCTTGCTGACACGATCCTCGTTCTCTACAACGGACGAACACAGACGATTAAGCCAGCATCAACAATGACCAAGCTTGAGGTTGGGGAGTATATGATGGGGGTGCATGTTGAAAAAGCCTAA
- a CDS encoding GGDEF domain-containing protein, producing the protein MILIGYTSKGASMSQGIIIQNVYHFLFFLVMCYAWIISKRQVPGIGYWTLNLFLYTIGLILQMVFVQTGLQFSRIIANLMLFSGGLSFYIGFANYTARPVHWKICYVLIFSMIISSLTEIVLSLPLEIFIIINAIYFLVIIALYHTVFIPNFSGWFGSLMVILSVIYTILAGTQIYRIITTLDNIIHGNPSTNGFDLTGYTITAIVNRLMLFTVNFIVLLLVYKKLLHDLQTQVDSQKTLSLHLKNLAEHDELTTLYNRRTIEQLISLYLPKKHDSAIAYLFMLDIDYFKDLNDAYGHQCGDVVLQHTAQGLSSLLEEQDLLGRWGGDEFLLLVIRREKNQITPLLQGMKNMMRNICKLYPNTQGCSLSGGFTLLTTNDTLDSAIQRADALLYQAKEAGRNRIIGNLTGDTE; encoded by the coding sequence ATGATTCTGATAGGATATACGAGCAAGGGAGCATCAATGTCGCAGGGAATCATCATTCAAAATGTGTATCACTTCTTGTTTTTTTTGGTCATGTGCTATGCATGGATAATTTCAAAACGGCAGGTTCCCGGAATTGGTTATTGGACGCTCAACCTATTTCTTTACACAATCGGCCTGATATTGCAAATGGTGTTTGTGCAAACGGGACTCCAGTTCTCCAGAATTATCGCGAATCTAATGCTATTCAGTGGAGGGCTGTCCTTTTACATCGGTTTCGCCAATTATACTGCACGTCCAGTTCACTGGAAAATTTGTTACGTGTTGATATTTTCCATGATCATATCCTCCCTCACAGAGATAGTTCTTTCACTTCCTTTGGAAATTTTCATTATTATCAATGCCATCTATTTCCTTGTTATTATTGCCCTTTATCATACAGTTTTTATCCCGAATTTTTCTGGTTGGTTCGGGTCACTCATGGTGATATTGTCTGTGATCTACACCATCTTGGCAGGTACTCAGATCTACAGGATTATTACCACACTCGACAATATCATCCATGGCAACCCCTCTACCAATGGATTCGATCTTACGGGGTATACCATTACAGCAATCGTCAATCGATTGATGCTCTTTACTGTTAATTTCATAGTCCTTCTTCTGGTCTATAAGAAGTTATTACATGACCTCCAAACCCAAGTAGACAGCCAAAAGACCCTTTCACTGCATCTCAAGAACCTTGCAGAGCATGATGAACTTACTACCCTTTATAACCGTCGTACCATAGAACAACTCATCAGTCTCTATTTGCCCAAGAAACATGATAGTGCAATCGCATATCTCTTTATGCTTGATATTGATTATTTCAAGGACCTGAATGATGCCTACGGACATCAATGTGGAGATGTAGTACTACAGCATACTGCACAAGGTTTATCCTCACTGCTTGAAGAGCAAGATCTTTTAGGCCGTTGGGGTGGTGACGAGTTTCTGCTCTTGGTGATAAGGAGGGAGAAAAACCAAATTACACCTCTTTTACAAGGTATGAAAAACATGATGCGCAATATTTGCAAGCTATATCCAAATACACAAGGATGTTCCTTAAGCGGAGGCTTTACCCTGCTTACAACTAATGATACGCTGGATAGTGCCATACAGCGTGCAGACGCCTTGCTCTACCAAGCAAAGGAAGCAGGACGAAATCGTATCATTGGTAACCTGACAGGAGATACAGAATGA
- the mtnA gene encoding S-methyl-5-thioribose-1-phosphate isomerase: MPTTIPVYLQHDPIKLVLLDQTKLPIAEEFLYLDTRQSIFEAIKKLRVRGAPAIGIAAAYGIYVCLSQKEYQSLEDMEQDMKELTEYFASSRPTAVNLFWALDRMNKTFTEYRNKPDASQVEILASLLQESDTIFNEDQEMGKAIGMHGLSLFDKRKQWGVMTHCNAGGLATSGYGTALAPLYLGHEQGYQFKVYSNETRPLLQGSRLTAYELAKGGLDVTVLCDNMVSLVMKEKKIDAVIVGADRIAANGDTANKIGTSGVAILARYYHIPFYVAAPSSTFDVSTETGSDIVIELRDGDEVVNGFGKRTGPKEAQVYNPAFDVTDASLITAIITEKGIIESPNAEKIRSHLSK; the protein is encoded by the coding sequence ATGCCCACCACTATCCCAGTTTACTTGCAACATGACCCGATCAAGCTCGTATTGCTTGACCAGACAAAACTTCCCATTGCCGAGGAGTTCCTCTATCTTGATACACGTCAATCCATATTCGAGGCTATCAAGAAACTGAGGGTCAGGGGAGCTCCTGCCATCGGCATCGCTGCTGCATATGGGATCTATGTGTGTCTATCACAGAAGGAGTACCAGAGTCTTGAGGATATGGAACAGGACATGAAGGAACTTACCGAGTATTTTGCTTCCAGTCGTCCCACTGCAGTTAACCTCTTTTGGGCATTGGACCGTATGAATAAGACCTTCACTGAATATCGTAACAAGCCAGATGCCAGCCAAGTGGAAATACTTGCTTCATTATTACAGGAAAGCGATACCATTTTCAATGAAGACCAAGAAATGGGCAAGGCAATAGGAATGCATGGACTCTCTCTCTTTGACAAGAGGAAACAGTGGGGGGTGATGACGCACTGCAATGCTGGAGGTTTGGCCACCAGTGGATATGGAACCGCCCTCGCGCCGCTTTATCTTGGTCATGAACAAGGGTATCAATTCAAGGTGTATTCAAATGAGACAAGACCGTTGTTGCAAGGAAGCAGACTTACTGCCTATGAACTTGCAAAAGGTGGCCTTGATGTCACTGTTCTTTGTGATAATATGGTATCATTGGTGATGAAGGAAAAGAAAATCGATGCAGTAATTGTTGGTGCTGATCGAATAGCCGCTAATGGGGATACAGCAAACAAGATAGGCACCAGTGGTGTTGCGATACTTGCACGCTATTACCACATCCCTTTTTATGTGGCGGCTCCAAGTTCAACGTTTGATGTCTCGACAGAGACTGGCAGCGATATTGTTATTGAGTTACGTGACGGAGATGAGGTGGTTAATGGTTTTGGGAAACGTACGGGCCCCAAGGAAGCACAGGTGTACAACCCTGCTTTTGATGTTACCGATGCTTCCCTTATTACCGCCATTATCACAGAGAAAGGTATCATTGAGTCCCCAAATGCAGAGAAGATCAGAAGTCATCTCAGCAAGTGA
- a CDS encoding DeoR/GlpR family DNA-binding transcription regulator, producing the protein MIPYVRQNQIYSYIKMKQIAYIEELLELTNVSLPTVRRDLKKLEEEGKIILLNGGGVRPNEEAEHSVVARLEVNSEEKYLICSKAAKSLENNEFIYLGPGTTENYLIGFLAGKHCTVVTNGIFHLPKLLEYKIKTIVIGGALDHSYGITHGPEVYGNIEKMNFSTCIIGASAIFKGGVSSFDHDVSVINQLVLKRSKKRILIADSTKFSAFSHHEFAKVDDFDCIITTEKAGIKETDMKNLVIAHPSDL; encoded by the coding sequence ATGATTCCTTACGTACGTCAGAACCAGATATATTCATATATCAAGATGAAGCAGATTGCTTACATTGAAGAGTTGCTGGAATTGACAAACGTTTCTCTTCCAACCGTTCGTCGTGATCTCAAGAAACTGGAGGAAGAAGGAAAGATCATTCTTCTCAATGGAGGCGGAGTAAGGCCAAATGAAGAGGCAGAACACTCTGTAGTAGCCAGGCTTGAAGTTAATTCTGAAGAGAAATACCTGATCTGCAGTAAAGCTGCAAAATCACTCGAGAACAATGAATTCATATATCTCGGCCCGGGTACTACGGAAAACTACCTCATTGGTTTTTTGGCAGGCAAGCATTGCACTGTGGTTACCAATGGTATTTTCCATCTTCCGAAATTATTGGAGTACAAGATCAAGACGATTGTTATCGGAGGAGCCCTCGATCATAGCTATGGGATTACCCATGGTCCCGAGGTATATGGGAACATTGAAAAAATGAATTTCAGTACGTGCATTATTGGGGCAAGTGCAATCTTTAAAGGAGGAGTATCCTCCTTCGACCATGATGTTTCAGTCATCAATCAACTCGTGCTTAAGCGTTCAAAGAAACGTATCCTGATTGCAGATTCCACCAAGTTTTCTGCCTTCAGCCATCACGAATTTGCCAAGGTTGATGACTTCGATTGCATCATTACTACAGAAAAAGCAGGGATAAAAGAGACTGACATGAAGAATCTTGTCATTGCTCATCCCTCGGATTTATAA
- a CDS encoding ABC transporter permease, translating to MDSIIIEGIAFSIPLFIIAIGGIYSEGSGVINLALEGLLGFGAFAGGLSYALLSSVITGNPLLLIYASLAFAMVGGALLASLHALMCIKFKANQVISGVVINMLSVALTAFLANQINASVFGQPSNKFLLEIFPKVTVPLLSRIPILGAVFTDMYTFIPIIVAVAILMAYIYYKTPFGMHIRACGDNPHAVAAAGGNVMKIRFVSVLVSGALAGLGGMCFAYSISTTFSPNIYMGFGYLAIAAYIFGSWKISRTFLACILFGFARSAGYVLVQKLELPSSFGDLVLTLPYIVTLVLLLFFSSKTKAPRALGDVYE from the coding sequence ATGGACAGCATTATCATCGAAGGAATCGCATTTTCCATCCCGCTCTTCATTATCGCAATCGGGGGCATCTATAGTGAAGGAAGTGGAGTAATAAACCTAGCCCTTGAAGGGCTGCTTGGCTTTGGCGCTTTTGCAGGAGGGCTGAGTTATGCTCTCTTGAGCAGTGTCATTACGGGAAACCCACTCTTGCTTATCTATGCTTCCTTGGCGTTTGCCATGGTCGGAGGGGCATTGCTTGCTTCACTCCATGCACTGATGTGTATCAAGTTCAAGGCAAATCAGGTTATCAGTGGTGTGGTGATCAACATGCTCAGTGTGGCCCTCACTGCCTTTCTTGCAAACCAGATCAATGCATCAGTCTTTGGACAACCATCAAACAAGTTCCTCTTGGAAATCTTCCCCAAGGTTACGGTTCCCCTTCTCTCAAGAATTCCTATCCTGGGGGCTGTGTTTACCGATATGTATACCTTTATCCCGATTATTGTCGCGGTTGCAATTCTTATGGCTTACATCTATTACAAGACTCCATTCGGTATGCATATCCGAGCATGTGGGGATAACCCCCATGCAGTTGCTGCTGCCGGTGGGAATGTCATGAAGATCCGCTTCGTATCGGTACTGGTAAGCGGTGCTCTTGCGGGGCTTGGTGGTATGTGTTTTGCCTACTCCATCTCTACCACGTTTTCTCCAAACATTTACATGGGTTTTGGTTATCTTGCCATTGCTGCCTATATCTTCGGTTCTTGGAAAATTAGCCGGACATTCCTTGCTTGTATTCTTTTCGGCTTTGCCCGGAGTGCTGGATATGTGCTGGTACAAAAGCTGGAATTGCCATCTTCCTTTGGGGACCTCGTCCTTACCCTTCCCTATATTGTTACCTTGGTCTTGCTGCTCTTTTTCTCATCAAAGACCAAGGCACCAAGAGCTCTTGGGGATGTATATGAGTAA
- a CDS encoding S-methyl-5'-thioinosine phosphorylase: protein MQYCRKALIGGTGVGSLANLKGPFVIETTYGNVETYRFTLAGEEILFLPRHGRAHNTPPHAINYRAQMKALQQEGITYIFALLTSGSMDESIHEGSLVVIEDFLDFTTGRSKTFFDGHDNKVAHVDMSDPYCQNLRSLFVEAAEETGIPIHTNGVYVCTEGPRFEGKTEIAMFQKCGGTLVGMTGIPEMFLAKELGMCYAAIGLISNMACGLKGENLAHIDHGQRITQAKESALQIISNIFTTKPLTQDHCGCSNAVLHL, encoded by the coding sequence ATGCAGTATTGTAGAAAAGCACTCATTGGAGGAACCGGAGTCGGCTCACTAGCCAACTTGAAAGGGCCTTTTGTTATAGAAACAACGTATGGGAATGTAGAGACGTACCGTTTTACTCTCGCAGGGGAAGAGATTCTTTTCCTTCCTAGACACGGAAGAGCTCACAATACCCCTCCTCATGCCATCAATTATCGAGCTCAGATGAAGGCACTCCAGCAGGAGGGAATTACCTATATATTTGCGTTGCTCACCAGTGGGTCGATGGATGAATCAATCCATGAAGGATCACTGGTTGTTATTGAGGATTTTCTCGATTTTACCACTGGCCGGAGCAAGACCTTTTTTGATGGGCATGACAACAAGGTAGCCCATGTTGATATGAGTGACCCTTATTGCCAAAATCTGAGGTCGCTGTTCGTAGAAGCAGCAGAGGAAACTGGCATACCTATCCATACCAATGGGGTATATGTCTGTACGGAAGGTCCCCGATTTGAAGGCAAAACAGAGATTGCCATGTTCCAAAAATGTGGAGGCACCTTGGTAGGCATGACAGGTATTCCGGAAATGTTCCTGGCAAAAGAACTGGGGATGTGCTATGCCGCCATCGGCCTTATCTCGAACATGGCTTGTGGTTTGAAAGGTGAGAATCTTGCACATATCGACCACGGCCAAAGGATTACCCAGGCGAAGGAGTCTGCCTTGCAGATCATAAGCAACATTTTTACGACAAAACCATTAACCCAGGACCATTGTGGCTGCTCCAATGCAGTCCTTCATTTATAA